A genome region from Gambusia affinis linkage group LG24, SWU_Gaff_1.0, whole genome shotgun sequence includes the following:
- the nufip1 gene encoding nuclear fragile X mental retardation-interacting protein 1 isoform X1 has product MSESQRYPPPDFGCPPPNFMQPPQQSHSSSFHPSMWSWGQTPSEPSWGKSGYYHGQVDGPAHYGPKPQSNQHFGVEWYQTGHPGGRQNYRPPYQHNKKQRTRKEPEYSHYCDTCDRGFKNQQKYDEHVFLHVKCSVPDCNFMAHEKLVAIHWKNNHAPGAKRIKLDTPEEIAKWREERRKNYPTVQNIERKKRVMEVREQIGGVLETTQFGRMRGRGRGRGRGRGWGNRGPLPLNSTAAETPKPLNHLSKVGDPLGVLASTDQVSATDVGSVSRLFPDSDKEEPSTAGLVVAPKQMSSALGSLLANYGSMSESDEEPEDVPILRAKEDDRANETLLNKMTPTSEDNLCSKHVEKAGETRTVPQPTSGPSMWNDRRGRGGGRRGGRGQRRRDMPQSRRATLLEMLLAPDIRHERNVLLQCVRYVVRNHFFGLENGSQDREEMNQENLTVTATNELEERPVSQSDSNVHQERHFETIIVPDSRNIEGLGSESAERTEESSRESVKSIEEKTATAHDGQDNNIASKSNVYDDEIWEMDGCSLK; this is encoded by the exons ATGAGTGAATCTCAACGCTACCCGCCCCCGGACTTTGGCTGTCCTCCTCCGAACTTCATGCAGCCGCCGCAGCAGAGCCACTCCAGCAGCTTTCACCCCAGCATGTGGAGCTGGGGACAAACGCCCTCTGAGCCCAGCTGGGGGAAAAGCGGCTACTATCACGGCCAAGTGGATGGACCTGCTCACTATGGACCTAAACCACAATCCA ATCAGCACTTCGGCGTTGAGTGGTATCAAACTGGACATCCCGGTGGCAGACAGAACTACAGACCCCCCTATCAACACAACAAAAAg CAAAGAACCAGGAAGGAGCCGGAGTATTCCCATTACTGCGACACCTGTGACCGGGGCTTTAAGAACCAGCAAAAATACGACGAGCACGTTTTTCTGCATGTCAAG TGTTCTGTGCCTGACTGCAACTTCATGGCTCATGAAAAGCTGGTCGCCATTCACTGGAAGAAC AACCATGCACCAGGGGCCAAAAGAATCAAGCTGGATACTCCAGAAGAGATTGCGAAATGGAGAGAAGAGAGGCGCAA AAACTACCCGACGGTTCAGAATATcgagaggaagaaaagagtcATGGAGGTGCGGGAGCAGATCGGAGGCGTTCTTGAAACGACTCAGTTTGG GCGCATGAGAGGCAGAGGGAGAGGCAGAGGGAGAGGACGTGGTTGGGGTAACAGAGGGCCCCTCCCTTTAAACAGCACTGCTGCAGAGACCCCCAAACCACTCAACCATCTTTCCAAGGTGGGAGATCCATTGGGGGTTCTGGCCAGTACTGACCAAG TGTCAGCTACAGATGTTGGCTCTGTTTCTCGTCTCTTCCCAGATTCAGATAAAGAGGAGCCCAGTACGGCTGGCCTGGTTGTGGCCCCCAAACAGATGAGCTCAGCCCTTGGGTCATTACTGGCCAACTACGGTTCTATGAGTGAAAGCGACGAGGAACCGGAAG ACGTCCCCATTCTGAGAGCCAAAGAAGATGACAGAGCAAACGAGACCCTCCTAAACAAAATGACACCGACGTCCGAGGACAATCTGTGCTCTAAACATGTGGAAAAGGCCGGCGAGACTCGGACAGTTCCTCAACCAACCTCTGGCCCCAGCATGTGGAAtgacagaagaggaagaggaggagggaggagaggaggaaggggaCAAAGACGCAGAGACATGCCTCAATCACGTCGCGCGACTTTACTGGAAATG TTACTGGCCCCAGACATTCGCCACGAGAGGAATGTTCTGCTGCAGTGTGTACGCTATGTTGTCCGCAACCACTTTTTCGGGCTGGAAAACGGATCTCAGGACCGAGAGGAGATGAATCAGGAAAACCTGACAGTTACTGCAACCAATGAGCTTGAAGAAAGGCCTGTGTCCCAATCAGACTCCAATGTTCACCAGGAGAGACATTTTGAAACTATAATTGTCCCAGACAGCAGAAATATTGAAGGTTTAGGCAGTGAATCTGCCGAAAGAACTGAAGAAAGTTCtagagaatctgtgaaaagtaTTGAAGAAAAGACTGCCACGGCCCACGACGGTCAAGATAATAATATCGCATCTAAATCTAATGTCTATGATGATGAAATATGGGAAATGGATGGCtgttctttgaaataa
- the nufip1 gene encoding nuclear fragile X mental retardation-interacting protein 1 isoform X2, whose translation MSESQRYPPPDFGCPPPNFMQPPQQSHSSSFHPSMWSWGQTPSEPSWGKSGYYHGQVDGPAHYGPKPQSNQHFGVEWYQTGHPGGRQNYRPPYQHNKKQRTRKEPEYSHYCDTCDRGFKNQQKYDEHVFLHVKCSVPDCNFMAHEKLVAIHWKNNHAPGAKRIKLDTPEEIAKWREERRKNYPTVQNIERKKRVMEVREQIGGVLETTQFGRMRGRGRGRGRGRGWGNRGPLPLNSTAAETPKPLNHLSKVGDPLGVLASTDQDSDKEEPSTAGLVVAPKQMSSALGSLLANYGSMSESDEEPEDVPILRAKEDDRANETLLNKMTPTSEDNLCSKHVEKAGETRTVPQPTSGPSMWNDRRGRGGGRRGGRGQRRRDMPQSRRATLLEMLLAPDIRHERNVLLQCVRYVVRNHFFGLENGSQDREEMNQENLTVTATNELEERPVSQSDSNVHQERHFETIIVPDSRNIEGLGSESAERTEESSRESVKSIEEKTATAHDGQDNNIASKSNVYDDEIWEMDGCSLK comes from the exons ATGAGTGAATCTCAACGCTACCCGCCCCCGGACTTTGGCTGTCCTCCTCCGAACTTCATGCAGCCGCCGCAGCAGAGCCACTCCAGCAGCTTTCACCCCAGCATGTGGAGCTGGGGACAAACGCCCTCTGAGCCCAGCTGGGGGAAAAGCGGCTACTATCACGGCCAAGTGGATGGACCTGCTCACTATGGACCTAAACCACAATCCA ATCAGCACTTCGGCGTTGAGTGGTATCAAACTGGACATCCCGGTGGCAGACAGAACTACAGACCCCCCTATCAACACAACAAAAAg CAAAGAACCAGGAAGGAGCCGGAGTATTCCCATTACTGCGACACCTGTGACCGGGGCTTTAAGAACCAGCAAAAATACGACGAGCACGTTTTTCTGCATGTCAAG TGTTCTGTGCCTGACTGCAACTTCATGGCTCATGAAAAGCTGGTCGCCATTCACTGGAAGAAC AACCATGCACCAGGGGCCAAAAGAATCAAGCTGGATACTCCAGAAGAGATTGCGAAATGGAGAGAAGAGAGGCGCAA AAACTACCCGACGGTTCAGAATATcgagaggaagaaaagagtcATGGAGGTGCGGGAGCAGATCGGAGGCGTTCTTGAAACGACTCAGTTTGG GCGCATGAGAGGCAGAGGGAGAGGCAGAGGGAGAGGACGTGGTTGGGGTAACAGAGGGCCCCTCCCTTTAAACAGCACTGCTGCAGAGACCCCCAAACCACTCAACCATCTTTCCAAGGTGGGAGATCCATTGGGGGTTCTGGCCAGTACTGACCAAG ATTCAGATAAAGAGGAGCCCAGTACGGCTGGCCTGGTTGTGGCCCCCAAACAGATGAGCTCAGCCCTTGGGTCATTACTGGCCAACTACGGTTCTATGAGTGAAAGCGACGAGGAACCGGAAG ACGTCCCCATTCTGAGAGCCAAAGAAGATGACAGAGCAAACGAGACCCTCCTAAACAAAATGACACCGACGTCCGAGGACAATCTGTGCTCTAAACATGTGGAAAAGGCCGGCGAGACTCGGACAGTTCCTCAACCAACCTCTGGCCCCAGCATGTGGAAtgacagaagaggaagaggaggagggaggagaggaggaaggggaCAAAGACGCAGAGACATGCCTCAATCACGTCGCGCGACTTTACTGGAAATG TTACTGGCCCCAGACATTCGCCACGAGAGGAATGTTCTGCTGCAGTGTGTACGCTATGTTGTCCGCAACCACTTTTTCGGGCTGGAAAACGGATCTCAGGACCGAGAGGAGATGAATCAGGAAAACCTGACAGTTACTGCAACCAATGAGCTTGAAGAAAGGCCTGTGTCCCAATCAGACTCCAATGTTCACCAGGAGAGACATTTTGAAACTATAATTGTCCCAGACAGCAGAAATATTGAAGGTTTAGGCAGTGAATCTGCCGAAAGAACTGAAGAAAGTTCtagagaatctgtgaaaagtaTTGAAGAAAAGACTGCCACGGCCCACGACGGTCAAGATAATAATATCGCATCTAAATCTAATGTCTATGATGATGAAATATGGGAAATGGATGGCtgttctttgaaataa
- the nop58 gene encoding nucleolar protein 58, giving the protein MLVLFETAAGYAIFKVLDESKLQEVNSLYKEFETPEKANKILKLKHFEKFQDTTEALAAATALVEGKLGKSLKKILKKVVAKEAHEQLAISDAKLGGVIKEKLDLSCVHSPAVAELMRCIRSQMEALISGLPPREISAMSLGLAHSLSRYKLKFSPDKVDTMIVQAISLLDDLDKELNNYNMRCREWYGWHFPELGKVVTDNLAYCKTVRKVGDRTNVATTDLSEILPEEIEAEVKLAAEISMGTEVSEQDIDNIRHLCDQVIEISEYRAQLYDYLKNRMMAIAPNLTVMVGELVGARLISHAGSLLNLAKHPASTVQILGAEKALFRALKTRKDTPKYGLIYHASLVGQTTAKNKGKISRMLAAKTALAIRYDALGEDTNSEMGVENRAKLEARLRQLEDRGIRRISGTGKAMAKADKYQHKSEVKIYDPSGDSTIPSTSKKRKFEEVEGETSEQDPVTPVAKSKKPKKEPAAEEQEAETAAESPKKKKKKKEKKAEEEPEEPKEEEEEMLVSEPTEKKKKKKKKKMEEEDE; this is encoded by the exons atgttagtgCTATTTGAGACCGCTGCTGGCTACGCCATCTTTAAA GTTCTCGATGAATCCAAGCTGCAGGAGGTGAACAGCCTGTACAAGGAGTTTGAAACTCCTGAGAAAGccaacaaaat aCTGAAACTGAAGCACTTTGAGAAGTTCCAGGACACAACAGAGGCGTTAGCAG CTGCCACCGCCCTTGTTGAGGGAAAACTCGGCAAGAGTCTGAAGAAGATTCTGAAGAAAGTTGTTGCCAAAGAAGCTCATGAACAGCTCGCCATAAGCGACGCGAAACTGGGCGGAGTCATTAAA GAAAAGCTGGACCTGAGCTGCGTCCACAGCCCCGCCGTGGCCGAGCTCATGAGGTGCATCCGCAGCCAGATGGAGGCCCTCATCTCCGGACTTCCTCCCAGGGAGATCAGCGCCATGTCGCTGGGCCTGGCTCACAG tttgtccCGTTACAAGCTCAAGTTCAGCCCGGACAAAGTGGACACAATGATTGTGCAAGCCATCT CTCTCCTGGATGACCTGGACAAGGAGCTGAACAACTACAACATGCGCTGCAGGGAGTGGTACGGCTGGCACTTCCCTGAGCTGGGGAAGGTCGTCACAGACAACCTGGCCTACTGCAAAACCGTCCGCAAAGTCG GTGACCGCACCAACGTGGCCACCACTGATCTGTCGGAGATCCTCCCGGAGGAGATCGAAGCCGAGGTCAAGCTAGCCGCGGAGATCTCCATGGGAACAGAAGTGTCGGAGCAGGACATCGACAACATCCGGCACCTGTGTGATCAG GTCATCGAGATCTCAGAGTACCGCGCTCAGCTCTATGACTACCTGAAGAACAGAATGATGGCTATCGCCCCGAATCTGACGGTTATGGTGGGCGAGCTGGTCGGCGCGCGCCTCATCTCCCACGCTG GTTCCCTTCTGAACCTGGCGAAGCACCCGGCCTCCACAGTGCAGATCCTCGGAGCCGAGAAGGCTCTGTTCAGAGCGCTGAAGACCCGCAAAGACACTCCCAAGTACGGACTCATCTATCACGCCTCTTTGGTGGGTCAGACAACGGCTAAGAACAAAGGAAAG ATTTCCCGAATGCTGGCAGCCAAAACGGCGCTGGCTATCCGATACGACGCCCTTGGCGAGGACACGAACTCAGAAATGGGAGTAGAGAACCGGGCCAAGCTGGAGGCCAGACTACGGCAGCTGGAGGACAGAGGA ATCCGAAGAATCAGCGGAACAGGCAAAGCCATGGCGAAGGCAGACAAATACCAGCACAAGAG CGAGGTGAAAATCTACGATCCGTCCGGCGACTCGACAATTCCATCCACCTCAAAAAAGAGGAAGTTTGAGGAGGTCGAAGGGGAGACGAGTGAACAGGACCCTGTGACTCCAGTGGCCAAGTCCAAAAAGCCCAAAaaagaaccagcagcagaag AGCAAGAGGCCGAAACGGCAGCAGAGTCTcctaagaaaaagaagaagaagaaggaaaaaaaggcaGAGGAGGAACCTGAGGAGCcaaaggaagaagaggaggaaatgcTAGTCAGTGAG ccaacagaaaagaagaaaaagaagaaaaaaaagaagatggaggaagaggatgagtGA